The genomic DNA TCCATGACCACCGTGGCCCGCTCTCTCAGGGTCTGGTCCTGCGCTCCGGAGAGTTCCGTTTCCGTGGTGAAGGCGATGATCCGCAGAACGACGTAGGCCTCGGCTTGGCCTTCATCAACCCAGTTGACCTGGGCGCGGCGGGTGAACTCCTCGCGGAACCGGGAACGGAGAAATGGATCGATCCAGGCTTCCAGCGTGGGGTTGTCCACTTCACTGATAAAAATATTGGATACACCGCGGGGTAATGTAATCGGGGCGCTGGCACTGAAATGGTAGCCACAGCCAAAAATGAGGAAGGCCCAGAAAATCAGGAAGGGGAGGGTTCGATACATGCGAAGCGTCCTTTGCTTAGGAAAATGGAAAGGCGAGAGTTTTTGGTGCAAAATATAGTCTTCAGGTGGCTACAGGCCTAGGCCCAGAAAATCCTCCAGGCCTTTGAGTGAAATGCGCAGTTCAAAACGGTCTT from Desulfonatronum thioautotrophicum includes the following:
- the lptE gene encoding LPS assembly lipoprotein LptE, whose translation is MYRTLPFLIFWAFLIFGCGYHFSASAPITLPRGVSNIFISEVDNPTLEAWIDPFLRSRFREEFTRRAQVNWVDEGQAEAYVVLRIIAFTTETELSGAQDQTLRERATVVMETEFRSQLDDSLIWSSGHISDSETFETGTSSITAGERAIENAIRRTADGLGADF